Genomic DNA from Streptomyces sp. AM 2-1-1:
GGACAGCGACAGCGACGAGAAGCTGCGGCTCCTCGCCGCCCTCTCCCTCCCCGAGGCCGCCGACGACGGGACACACCGCAGTCCGGCGGGCACCCCCCGCCCGGAGGCACCCTGACGCGCACGCGCGCCCACCCCCCGGATCGGCGCGCCCTTCCCTCCCGTCCTCCCGGATCTCCCGTCCTCCCGTCGTCACCGGCAGCACGATCGCGCGCCGGTGAGAAGTGCGGTGGGCTCCAGGACTCCGCGGCCAGGACGCCGATACTCTGCGGTCATGACCGACCTGATCGCGCAGGAGTACGACATATCGACGGATCCGGCCCGCCTCGACCCGGCCCGTATCCACCACTGGCTCTCCACCGACGCCTACTGGGCTCTCGGGCGCAGTAGGGCCACGCAGGACGAGGCCATCGCCGCCTCGCTCAACTTCGGTGTGTACGAGCGGAGTTCCGGAACCCAGGTCGGATACGCACGCGTGGTGACCGACCAGGTCACCTTCGCCTGGCTCTGTGACGTCTACATCGAGCCGGCGGCCCGCGGGCACGGCCTCGGAGTGCGGCTCGCCGAGGCGGTCCGCGACCACCTCGCCCTCACCGGCGTCCGCAGGATTCTGCTCGCGACCTCCGACGCCCACGGGGTGTACGGGAAGGTCGGCTTCCTGCCCCTGGAGGAACCGGGCCACTGGATGGCCCTGATCCGGAGCTGACGGACGTCAACTCCCTTTGCTGCGAGCCCTCTTGACCCATGCGGTCGGCGGCCTCACGATCGCGGCCATGAGTGTTCGGGTTTCTCTCGTGGCGGCAGCGCGAAGCTCGTCCCTGCTCGCCGAGCGTTTCGACGACGACCGTCCGCTCGACCACGCCGGCTGGCACGAGGTGCGACTCGTCGCGCACGCACTGGCCCCGCTCGGCGCCGCCGACCTCCGCTACTGCGCGCCGACGCCCCGCAGCCGCGCCACGGGCGACGCCCTCGGCTACGCGCCCATGGTCCAACCCGACCTGCGGGACTGCGACATGGGGCGCTGGCGGGGGATGACCCTCGCGGAGGTCGCGGCCCGGGAGCCCGCCGCCGTCGACGCGTGGCTCGCCGATCCCCGCTCCGCGCCGCACGGCGGCGAGCCGCTGCTCGGCTTCATCGCGCGCATCGGGCACTGGCTCGACACCCGCCCCGTCGACGGCGGTTCCCTCGTGGCGGTGGCCGAACCCGCGGTGGTCCGCGCGCTCCTCGTCTACGCGCTGAAGGCCCCGCCCTCGGCGTACTGGAACATCGACGTGCGACCCCTCTCCGCAGTCACCGTCGTCGGCCTGCCGGGCCGCTGGATCCTCTCCCTGGAACCCCCGGTGCGATGAGCGCCGCTCCGCGCCGGGCCTCCGCCCGTCGACGCGCGCCGACCCGCCGGGGATCTTTGTCCCGGCGACGTACCGAGCACGCACCGGAAGGGTGAAAGTCGGTGCGGCCGGGGGCGGACGTGGACCACAATTCCCGACATGCAACGGTTCGCAGAGATGTTCACCGACCCCGACAGCGACCCCCGCGTCGAGATTCCGACGCGGAGCGACGAGAGGACCATGCTCGTCGCGTCCCTGCGCCGCCAGCGGGAGACCCTGGTCCTGAAGTGCTCCGGGCTCGACCCCGAGGCCATGGCCCTGAGGTCCGTGGACTTCTCCGGCTTGTCGCTGCTGGGACTCGTACGGCACCTGGCCGACGTGGAACACCGGTGGTTCCGGCAGCGGCTGGCCGGCCAGGACGGACCGGCACCCTTCGCCACGGACGCCGAGCCGGACGGTGCGTTCGACCACGCCGCCCCCGGCGCCGCCCGGACGGCCGCGGCCTGGCGGGCCTGGCAGGAGGAGGTCGACTTCGCGGAGCGGTTCGTCGCCGAAGCCCCGGACCTCGACGTCTGGGCCATCGACCCGTGGCAGGGGAGGATCTCGCTCCGCTGGGTCCTGCTCCACATGGTCGAGGAGTACGCGCGGCACAACGGCCACGCCGACCTGCTGCGCCAGGGCATCGACGGCGCCGTGGGGCTCTGACCCGACGGCGCCGTGGGGCTCTGACCCGACGGCGCCGTGCGGCTTCGACCCGGCCGGCCGAGTGACCTGCCGCCACCCGGGGAGTCCGCGGAGGCCGCGCCCCTCGGGGAGCGCGCGTCAGGGGAGCCGACGGGCGGCCAGAAGGGTGTTCAGGCGGGCGGCCCGGCGGGTCAGGTGGTCGCGTTCGGCGAGGTCGGGCGCCTTGCGGGCCGCCTCGGCGTAGAGCCGCGCCGCCGTCACGAGATCCCCGTCGCGCTCGTGGAGGTACGCCGCCACCGCGGTGTGGCGGGGCAGCGAGGCGTCCAGCACCGCGAGCGCCGCCAGGCCCGCCCGCGGCCCGTCGGCCTCGCCCACGGCCACCGCCCGGTTGAGCCGTACGACGGGGTTGTCCGTCAGGCGGGTGAGTTCGTCGTACCACTCGACGATCTGCCGCCAGTCGGTCTCGTCGGCGGAGCGCGCGTCGGCGTGCAGGGCCGCCACGGCGGCCTGGGCCTGGTACTCGCCCAGCCGGTCGAGGGCGAGCGCCGCCTGGAGGATCGCTACGCCCTCGGCGATGGCCCCGGTGTCCCACCGGTCGCGGTCCTGCTCGGCGAGCGGCACCAGGCTGCCGTCGGCGGCGGTCCGGGCGGCCCGCCGGGCGTGGTGGAGCAGCATCAGGGCGAGCAGCCCCGCCGCCTCGGGGTGATGGACCTGCGCCGCGAGCCGCCGGGTGAGCCGGATGGCCTCGGCGGCGAGGTCGACGTCGCCGGAGTACCCCTCGTTGAAGACCAGATAGAGGACACGCAGCACGGTCGAGACATCACCGGGCCGGTCGAACCGCACGCCGGAGACCGTGCGCTTGGCCCGGCTGATGCGCTGCGCCATGGTCGCCTCGGGCACCAGGTAGGCCCGCGCGATCTGGCGGGTGGTCAGCCCGCCGACGGCGCGCAGGGTGAGCGCGACCGCGGACGACGGGGTCAGCGACGGGTGGGCGCAGAGGAAGTAGAGGTGGAGGGTGTCGTCGGCCGCCGGCGCGGGCCCGGGCGCCGGCTCCTCGTCGACGCGGTCCTCGCGCCGGCGGCGGGCGGCGTCCGCCCGCGCCGCGTCGAGGAACCGGCGCCAGGCCACGGTGACCAGCCAGCCCTTCGGGTCCCGGGGCGGATCGGCCGGCCAGACCCGGACCGCCTCGACCAACGCGTCCTGTACGGCGTCCTCGGCCGCCGCGAAGCCGGCTCCGCGGCGGACGAGTACGGCGAGCACGCTCGGGGTGAGGCGACGGAGCAGGGCCTCGTCCAGGGAACGGGTCACTCCGTGATGGTGGGCGGCGCGCTGAGGAACGGGCGTACCTCCAGCCACTCGTGGATCGGCTTCCCACCCGCCCCCGGGGCGGCCGACAGTTCCCCGGCGAGCTCGACCGCACGCTCGGGGGTGTCGACGTCGATGATCATCCAGCCGGCGATCAGGTCCTTGGTCTCGGCGAACGGGCCGTCGGTGACCGGCGGGCGCCCCTCCCCGTCGTACCTGACCCATGACCCCTCGGGGGCGAGTGCCTGGCCGTCGACGAACTCGCCGGTCTTCTCCAACCGGGCCGCGAAGTCGTTCATGTACCCCATGTGCGCCGAGATCTCCTGGGGCGTCCACTGGTCCATCGACACGTCGTTGACCGGGGCCGGAGCGCCGCGGTAGTGCTTCAGCAACAGGTACTTGGCCATGATGTCTCTCCTCGCCGGTGCGACCCCTCGTGGCCGCTCTCACTTCGGGGACGGAGCCGGTCACGGGATCTCGACATCCCCGTCCCACCTTTCTCTCCGGATTCTTCCGGCCCGCCCTGCGTGTGCCGTGCCGTCGTGTCGCGTCGTGCTGTTCCGCCTGTCGTGCCGATCTGCCGGGCCGGGTTTCCCGTATCGAACCACCCTGCCCGCTTCCCGTACGTCCGACCAGTCGGTATGTTGCGGGAAGTCCGGGCCCGGGCACCGGGACCCACCCAGAAGAAGGAGGCCCCGTGGTGCGGATCCACGGCCGCTGCGACGAACGGTTCGCCCGCGTGCGCGCGGCGTTCGAGGAGAACTTCGCCGTACGGGACGAGTTGGGGGCGGCCGTCACCGTCCTGGTGGACGGAGCGCCGGTCGTCGACCTCTGGGGCGGATGGGCCGACGGCGCGCGGACCCGCCCGTGGGAGCGCGACACCCTCGTCAACGTCTGGTCGACGAGCAAGGGGCCCACCGCCCTCTGCGCCCACATCCTCGCCGACCGGGGCCTGCTGGACCTCGACGCCCCGGTGGCCACGTATTGGCCCGAGTTCGCCGAGGCGGGCAAGGAAGCGGTCCGGGTACGCGATCTCCTCTCGCACCGCGCCGGTCTCGCCGGGCTGCGGGAGCCGCACTCGCTCGCGGACCTGTACGACTGGGAACTCACCACCTCCCGGCTGGCCGCGACCGAGCCGTGGTGGGAACCCGGCACCCGCTCCGGCTACCACGCGCTGACGTACGGGTTCCTCGTCGGCGAGGTCGTCCGGCGGGTCAGTGGCGAACTGCCCGGCGAGTTCCTCCGGCGCGAGGTCACCGTCCCCCTCGGCATCGACTTCTCGGTGGGGCTGCCGGAGGCGGAGACGGACCGGTGCGCCGAACTCGTCACCACGAGGGCCACACGCGAGCAGGCCGCACTCTTCGGGAGCCTGCCCCCGGTGGCCGTCGCCTCCCTCGCCAACCCCGGTACGGGAGCCGGCGCCGCCAACAGCGCCGCCTGGCGGGCGGCGGAGATACCGGCGGCCAACGGCCACGCCACCGCCCGCGCCGTCGCCGCCCTCTACGGGATCCTCGCCGGGCGCGGCACGCTGTTCGGCCGCCGCGTCCTCTCCGAGGAGGCGGCCGAGCGGGTGCGCGAGGGCCAGGGGAGCTGCCGCGACCTGGTGCTGGGGGCGGGGTTCGCCCACGAGACGGAGATCGCCCTCGGCGTCTGGTTGAGCGGCCCCAACGCCTCCTACGGCCCCAACCCGCGCGCCGTCGGCCACGACGGGGCGGGCGGCTCCTGCGGCCTCGCCGACCCGGAGTCGGGAGTGGCCCTCGGATACGTCATGAACCGGATGGGCGCGGGACTCGCCGACGACCCGCGCAAGATGGCCCTGGTCGAATCCGTCTACGCGTCGCTCTGAGGCCGCGCGGGTCGGGCGCCCACCGGCCGTCCGGGCTCACCGACCCCGGAAACACCGAAGCGCGGCCCGGCGAGGTTCCGCCGGGCCGCGCTTCTCCCCGTCCGCGTCCGCGCGGCCGGGGGCAGTCGGAATCCTTAGAGGACGCCGCTCGCCGAGATGGTGATCTTCTTCGAGGTGCGGCCGTTGCCGGAGCCGAGGGCCTCGATCTTCTTGACGAGCTTCATGCTCTCCTCGTCCGCGACCTCACCGAAGACGACGTGCTTGCCGTCGAGCCACGGGGTCAGGACGGTGGTGATGAAGAACTGCGAGCCGTTGGTGTTCTTGCCGGCGTTGGCCATCGAGAGCAGGCCCGGCTTGGTGTGCTTGAGCGTGAAGTTCTCGTCGGCGAACTTCTCGCCGTAGATGCTCTTGCCGCCCGTGCCGTCGCCACGGGTGAAGTCGCCGCCCTGGAGCATGAACTCCGGGATGACGCGGTGGAAGGAGGACCCGGCGTAGCCGAAGCCCTGCTCGCCGGTGGAGAGCGCGCGGAAGTTCTCCACGGTCTTCGGCACGACGTCGTCGAACAGGTTGAACGTGATCCGCCCGGCGGGCTCGTCGTTGATGGTGATGTCGAAGTAAGTCTTGATGGTCATAGAACCATCCTGACACTTCTCGGGCCGGACCTCGCGCAGAGGGGGTCCCCCGCGCGTTCCGGCGCGGCCCGCCCGGACGGGAGCGGGATGGGCACGAGGGGGCCGCGGAGGCGGCCGGACGGTCGGCGGAACGATTCGGCGTACCACCCCGGAGCCCTCCGGCGGCGACCTGCACCGCCGCCCCCGGCCTGCCCCGCGGCCCGCCCCGCCTGCCCCGCGGCCCGGCCCCGCCCGCCTCAGCACCCGTCCCGCGGCCTGTCCGCCTGATCCCGGCCCACCGTCCGGCCGAAGCCCGTCGGCTACCGGCCGCGCGGCTTTCCGCGCTTGGCTCCCTTGGCCCCGCCGGTGCTCTTCGCCCCCTTGGCGCCTCCCGACCCGCCCCGCGGGTTGCGGGATGACGGCTTGCCCGCGGTGGCGCCACGGCGCTGACCCCCGGAGGCCGGCCGCTTCTCCTGCTTCGGCTGCGGGGGAGTGGCGGCACGCCCGCGCGAGCTGTTCACGGTGCGGCCCCGGACGATACCGATGAAGTCCTCGACCCTCTCGGTCGTCTTCTCCTCCGGCCACGCGAGCGCGAGACGCGACTCGGGCGCGTCCGTCACCGGCCGGTAGGTGAGGTCCTTGCGGGCGTGGAGCCGGGCGAGCGACTGAGGCACGACCAGCAGACCGATCCCCGCCGCGACGAGCGCCACGGCGTCCTCCGTCGTCGCGGGCCGCTCGAACGCGGGCAGCCCCGGCAGGCTCTCCCAGCCGAGGGTGTCGTCGAGCGGATGCAGCACGATGTCCTCCGCGAGGTCCCCGGTGGACACCTCCTCCGCGGCGGCGAGCAGGTGGTCCCTGGGGATCACCACCACGCTGGTCTCGGTGTACAGCGGGATCGCGCTGAGCTCCTCCCGGCCGGCCGGCATCCGCACGAAACCCGCGTCGGCGCCCCCGTCCACCAGCAGCGCCTGGGCGTCCGCGGAGGGTACGGAGACCAGGTCCAGCGGGATACGGGGGAAGCGCTCTTTCCAGATGCGCACCCACTTGGAAGGTGTTACGCCCGGAACGTAGGCGAGGCGGAACGAGGGGGATGCGTCGGAGCCAGTCACCCCGCCAGGTTACCGGCCCCGCCCCGCCCGCCGGGGCGCCCGGCGGCTCGTCGCGGGACGCCCTGCCGCACCCGCCCGCCACCGGGGTGGTCGGCGGCCTCGCACACGCTCGCTACTCTTGAGACATGACCTCGCACCAGACACCCCAGACGATGAAGCCCGCCACCGCGGCGAAGAAGCTGGGTGTGTACCTCGAAGCCACCCCCGCCGAGTTCCAGGAGGGTGTGGTCTCGCGCAGCGAGTTCAACGCGCTGCAGGCCGAACCGCCGGCCTGGCTGGAAGAACTGCGCCGCAACGGCCCGCACCCCCGCCCGGTCGTCGCCGCCAAGCTGGGCGTCTCCATCGCCGGCCTCGCGCGCGGCGGGGTCACCGAGCCGCTCACCACCGAGCAGATCGACGCACTCAAGAACGAGATGCCGGAGTGGCTGAGCGCCGAGCGCGCCACCCAGGCCGACGTCCGCAAGGAGACCCTCCGCATCAAGGAGCGGAACGCCGAGCGTGCGGCGCGCTCCGAGAAGGCCGGTTCCTGACCCTGCCCCACAGCACAGCACAGCACAGCACCCCCCGCCCGGCCGCGACGTATCCCGTCGCGGCCGGGCGGAGTCGGTCGAGGGCCCGAACCCGGCAGATCGCCGTACCGTGCGGGTGGGGGCGCCGCTCCCGCAGTACGCGCTCCCGCAGACGTTCCACCCTCCCGACAGAGAGCCGATGACCACCATGACCGACACACTCACCGTCAGCGTTCTGGGCACCGGGATCATGGGCGCGGCCATGGCCCGCAACCTCGCCCGTGCCGGGCACGCGGTACGGGCCTGGAACCGCAGCCGGGACAAGGCCGAGCCGCTGGCCGAGGACGGCGCGCGGATCTGCGACACCCCCGCCGAGGCGGTGGACGGCGCCGACGTGGTGCTGACGATGCTGTACGACGGTGCGGCGGTGGCGGAGGTCATGCGGCAGGCCGCCCCGGCGCTCCGGCCCGGCGCCGCCTGGGTGCAGTCGACGACCGTGGGCGTGGACGCCCTCGGGACGCTCGCCGCCTTCGCGGACGAACACGGGCTGGTCTTCTTCGACGCCCCGGTGCTCGGCACCCGGCAGCCCGCCGAGGCGGGGCAGCTCCTGGTCCTCGCGGCGGGTCCGGTCGGGGGCCGGGCGGCCGTCGCCCCGGTCCTGGACGCGGTCGGCGCGCGTACCGTCTGGACCGGCGAGGACGGGGCCGCCGGGGGCGCCACCCGCCTCAAGCTCGTCGCCAACAGCTGGGTCATCGCCGCCACCACCGCCACCGGAGAGGCCCTCGCGCTCTCCAAGGCGCTCGGGGTGGACCCGCGGGACTTCCTCGCCGCCATCGCGGGCGGGCCGCTCGACATGGGGTACCTGCGCGCCAAGGCGGGTCTCATCCTCGACGGCGGGCTCGAACCGGCCAGTTTCGCGGTCACCACCGCCGAGAAGGACGCCCGCCTGATCGTCGAGGCCGGCCGGCGGTACGGCGTCCGCCTCGACGGCGCCGCCGCGAGCGCCGCACGCTTCGCGCGCGCCGCCGCCCAGGGCCACGGCCATGAGGACATGGCCGCCGCCTACTTCGCGAGCTTCGACACGGACGAGCCGCGCTGACCGGTTCCCCGCCGACCGGTTCCGGGCCGACCGGTTCCGGACCCGGGGTGAGTGCCGGTTCACCGAGGAGGACCGGCCGCCCCAGCCGCACTCCGTTCACCGCGCCGTCCTTCCCCGGCACCTGAGCGGTGGCGTGAGAGACCGGTCCGGGGCGCTTTCCGGAACGTCTGCGGCCCTGATTCGGCCCTGATTCGGCCCGGAACCGGACAACCTCCGGTCACGCTTCGCCGCGAGGGCGGGTGGAGCGGCTTCCCCGGGGTACGCGAGCCGAGCGACGCAGGGCGGACCGGCGCGCTGTGAGGGAGAGTCTGATGAAGTTCGACGACGACGCTGCCCTGGACACCTCCGAGGTCCAGGACAACCGGGGCGGGGCACTGGGCGGCATCCCCGGGGGCGGGAAGACCGTGGGGGGTGGGGTGGTCGGTCTGCTGGTGCTGATCGCCTCGGTGGTGTTCGGAGTGAACCCGGACATGCTCAACTCGGACCCCTCCACCGGCGCGGGCGCATCCAGTGGAACCGGGGCCGGTGATCTGGCAGCGGACTGCCGGACGGGCGCCGACGCCAACACCAAGGACGACTGCCGGATCGTGGCCGTCGTCGACAGCGTCCAGGCGTTCTGGAAGCAGACCGAACAGGACGCCGGGAAGTCCTACACACAGGCACCGACCTGGTTGTTCACCGACAGTGTGAGCACCGGCTGCGGCGACGCGACCTCCGAGGTGGGCCCCTTCTACTGCTCCGCCGACGACAAGGTCTACCTCGACCTGGGCTTCTTCGACGAGCTCACCAGCAAGTTCGGCGCCGAGGGAGGCCCCTTCGCCGAGGCGTACGTCGTCGCGCACGAGTACGGGCACCACATGCAGGACCTCAGCGGCACCATCAACCGCGGCAGCGGCCAGGGGCAGAACAGCGGCTCCGTGAAACTGGAACTCCAGGCGGACTGCTTCGCCGGAGTCTGGGCCCACCATGCGACCACCACCCCCGACCCGAAGAGCGGCAAGCCCCTGATCACCGAACTCACGGAGTCGGACATCAACAACGGGCTGGACGCGGCCGCCGCCGTCGGCGACGACCGCATCCAGGAGAAGTACCAGGGGAAGGTCACGCCGGACACCTGGACGCACGGCTCCGCGGCGCAGCGCCAGAAGTGGTTCACCACCGGCTACCGGTCCGGCAAGGTCGCCGACTGCAACACCTTCGCCTGACGGGGTGCGCCGGGGCCGGGACGACCCCGCTGGTCCCGGAAGGCCGGGGCGGCCGGTCGGCGGTCCCGGGGGAGGGGCGTTCCCGGTCGCCGGCCGGCCCGTGCGCCGGCTACCGACCGGCGTTCCGACGGGTCCGGCCCCGGCGCCGCGCTCTCAGAAAGTGTTGGGTAACTGATCGCTTGCGTTCTGTGGCCGACGGTGGTGATCTTCGCGGGTCGGGCGCCAGCGAAGATCATCTACATGTGCGTCTGCTCCTGTAAGCCTTGCTACGAGACGTCGTTGACGGATGCTCAGTGGGCGGTGATCGAGCCGCTTCTGCCCGTGCGTGACCTGCGGCGCGGTGGCCGTCCGCTGAAGTTCTCGCGTCGGCTGGTCCTGGACACGGTGCTGTACGTGCTGGGCACCGGGTGTGCCTGGCGGCTGGTTCCGCATGATCTTGCCCCGTGGGACGTCGCCTACCGGTGGTTCAGGTCATGGGCGGCCGACGGGACCTGGGACCGGGTCCATGACGCGTTGAGGGACCGCATCCGGGTGGCCGAGGGTCGTGATCCGGAGCCGTCGGCCGCGGTGCTGGACTCGCAGTCGGCGAAGTCCCATCAGGGTGGCGAGAGCATCGGTTACGACGCGGGAAAACGGGTGCGCGGGCGCAAGCGCCATCTACTGGTGGACACCTGCGGGCTCGTACTGCGCGCCGTGGTGCACTCCGCTTCGGTCCAGGACCGGGCCGGAGCGAAACTGGTCCTCACCGGCATCCGGGAGCTGTTTCCGCGGGTCGGCCTGGTCTGGGTCGACGGCGGCTACGTCAATCGCGTCGATTCCGGACTGATCCGCTGGGCGGCGGACAACGAGAACGTCGAGATCGTCGCAGTACCACGCAACGCGGACGTGAAAGGCTTCCAGGTGCTGCCCCGCAGGTGGGTGGTGGAACGAACATTCTCCTGGCTGGGACGGTGCAGACGGTTGGCCCGCGACTACGAGCGCAAGACGGCGCACGCCGAAGCCATGATCAAGGTTGCGATGATCCGGCTCATGGCCGCCCGCCTCGCCGGCGAAACCATCGAACCCCACGGCCCCATCGAAACCGAAGCGGCCCGACGCCTCACCGACGACCTCGACCACGAGTAATCAACCAGTTACCCAACACTTTCTCAGGCGAACCGTGAGCTGCGTACCGGTCCCGACGAACCGAGCCGGCGACGGTCGCCCCGCAGCCAGGTGTCCCGGACGCTCGCGGCGAAGGCTTCGAGGACCTCGTCCGGATCGGCGGGTCCGTCACCGTCGCCCGGGTCCACCGCGGGGGCGGCCGCCACGACCTCGGCAGCGATCCGTTCCGCCGGGCGGTCGTCGGACGGCCCGCGCTCCACCTGCCCGTCGGCGCCCGCACGCAGTTGTCCGGCCCAGGGTGCCACCACGGACTGGTGGAGGAGGGTGACGCTGTCCGCCGTGACCCCGGGGGCGTCGGTCCAGCAGCTCGCGTGCTCGTGGAGCACTTGGCCGGGCGTGCGCTCCACGAGATCCCCGAGGATCTCCGGGCCACCGGCCTCTCCCGCCACCTCGTCGAGGTCGTACGCGATCACCACGGTGTCCGGCTCGCCGGGCGCGAAGGGCCGGGACGGTACTCCCAGTACCTCGGCGGCCGCGAGCCCGAGGACGTGGCTGCCGCGACCGGGCAGCAGCGACACCGAACGCGGCGTCACCTCGGCAGCGGCCAGTGCGGACTTCAGCCGCCGAAGTCCCAGGAGGCACTGCTCGTAGGAGTCCTGGAGGAAGGCGTAACGGCCGCTCATCCCGGCGCTGAAGCCGTACGGGGAGAGGGTGGCGAGCAGCGTCCCGCCGATCACGAACTGCCAGCCGCGCAGATCGGTGCCGTCCAGCGGGGTCGCGCCGGCGGCGTTCGCGGCCCGTTCCAGCATCATGTTCTGCCGGGCCCGGGCCGGCAGCCACATCGGGTCCCGCGGATCCGGCAGCAGCGCGTGCTGGCGTCTCGCCAGGTCGAGGTCGCCGGACATGAGCGCGTTGTGGACCAGGAGATAGCGGTCGGGCCAGTCGGCGAAGCTCTTCTCGTACCCGCTCAGCACGCCGACGGCCTCGCGGTGACGGCCCTCGTGCTCGTACGCCGCGACCAGCTCGCGCACCACGACGAGCGAGCCCGGACTCAGGCGCAGCGCCTCCCGCAGCGGGGGAATCGCCGTCTGGTTCAGGCCGCGCTCGATGCAGGCGTACCCGAACCGGAACAGGGCCTGCGCCTTCCCGGGGTCGGCCGCCAGCGCCGCCGCTGCCTCGCGGAGATCGTCGAAGCCCGCCGCCTCGGCGGCGCGCCCGACCACGAGCGCCACCTCGGCCGCCGGCAGATCCTCCCCGCCCTGCCTCACCTGCCGCAGGGCGCCGGGTATGTCCCCGGCATCGAGGCTCTCCCACGCCCTCAGGAGTTCGGCGGACTTCGGACGGCGATTCCTGCGCGAGAACATCCGGCGATGATCGCCGACGCCGGGTCCGCTCTCAACCGGATTACCGGGCGCGGCCGTTCGGGGGGCGGGGACCCGCGCCCGTTACCCGTCACCGGGCGTCGAGAGGACCGTCGCCGGGACCGTGCACCCGGGCACGGCCGTGCCCGCGTCCGTCGCTTCCGTCACCCCGCCGAGGGGCCCGAACCGGCGCCCCAGCGGAGCCCGTCGACGAGCAACGCGGTCATGCGCACGGTGTACTCCGGGTCGTCCGGTGCGACGAGGTCGCCGACGGCGCGCAGGAGGTCGTAGGGGACGACGTCGGAGCGGATCGCGCCGGACGCGGCGGCGGCGTCCAGCAGCTCGGTCAGGACCGGGACGAAGCGCTGCTCGAAGTAGGCGGGCAGGTTCTCGTACGCCGGATCGCCGGAGTGCAGGGCGGCTTTCAGGCCGCGCTTGGCCGCGATGAACTGCGTGAAGCGCCCCAGCCACCGCCCGAGGGCCTCGACCGGCTCGTACCGCTCCGAGATGCCGGGGGCGGCCTCGGCGCAGGCGTCGACCTCGCGGCGGAAGACCGCGGTGATGAGGTCGGAACGCTGCGGGAAGTGGCGGTAGAGGGTGCCCGCGCCCACCCCCGCCCTGGCGGTGATCCGGCGTACCGGGGCGTCCACGCCGTCCGTCACGAAGACCTCCGAGGCGGCGGTCAGCAGGGCGTCCAGGCTGCGCTGGGCATCGGGCCGCACCCGGCGGGCGGCCGGCTCTCCGACGGGGCGATCGGTCATGGGGCAGCTGCCTCCTTGCAAAGCGGAACAGTGTTCCGTATTGTCGTCGCTGAACGGTGTTCCGCTTTCCGATTCTAGCGGGACCCGCCGAGCGCACGAAGGAGAGCCATGCGATACCGCACGCTGGGCCGGACCGGCATCAAGGTCAGCCCCTACTGCCTGGGCACCATGATGTTCGGCGCCCTGGGCAACCCCGACCACGGCGACTCCGTCCGCATCATCCACAAGGCGCTGGACGCGGGCATCAACTTCGTGGACACCGCCGACGCCTACGCGCGCGGTGAGTCGGAGGAGATCGTCGGCAAGGCCCTCAAGGGCCGTCGCGACCACGTCGTCCTGGCCACCAAGGCGCACCTCCCGATGGGCGAGGACCCCAACCAGCGGGGCAACTCACGCCGTTGGCTGGTCCGTGCCCTGGAGGACTCGCTGCGCCGGCTGGGGACCGACCACGTCGACCTGTTCCAGATCCACCGCCCCGCGCCGGACACCGACATCGAGGAGACCCTCTCGGCCCTCACCGATCTCCTCCGCGCCGGCAA
This window encodes:
- a CDS encoding GNAT family N-acetyltransferase, yielding MTDLIAQEYDISTDPARLDPARIHHWLSTDAYWALGRSRATQDEAIAASLNFGVYERSSGTQVGYARVVTDQVTFAWLCDVYIEPAARGHGLGVRLAEAVRDHLALTGVRRILLATSDAHGVYGKVGFLPLEEPGHWMALIRS
- a CDS encoding histidine phosphatase family protein codes for the protein MSVRVSLVAAARSSSLLAERFDDDRPLDHAGWHEVRLVAHALAPLGAADLRYCAPTPRSRATGDALGYAPMVQPDLRDCDMGRWRGMTLAEVAAREPAAVDAWLADPRSAPHGGEPLLGFIARIGHWLDTRPVDGGSLVAVAEPAVVRALLVYALKAPPSAYWNIDVRPLSAVTVVGLPGRWILSLEPPVR
- a CDS encoding DinB family protein, whose translation is MQRFAEMFTDPDSDPRVEIPTRSDERTMLVASLRRQRETLVLKCSGLDPEAMALRSVDFSGLSLLGLVRHLADVEHRWFRQRLAGQDGPAPFATDAEPDGAFDHAAPGAARTAAAWRAWQEEVDFAERFVAEAPDLDVWAIDPWQGRISLRWVLLHMVEEYARHNGHADLLRQGIDGAVGL
- a CDS encoding DUF6596 domain-containing protein, yielding MDEALLRRLTPSVLAVLVRRGAGFAAAEDAVQDALVEAVRVWPADPPRDPKGWLVTVAWRRFLDAARADAARRRREDRVDEEPAPGPAPAADDTLHLYFLCAHPSLTPSSAVALTLRAVGGLTTRQIARAYLVPEATMAQRISRAKRTVSGVRFDRPGDVSTVLRVLYLVFNEGYSGDVDLAAEAIRLTRRLAAQVHHPEAAGLLALMLLHHARRAARTAADGSLVPLAEQDRDRWDTGAIAEGVAILQAALALDRLGEYQAQAAVAALHADARSADETDWRQIVEWYDELTRLTDNPVVRLNRAVAVGEADGPRAGLAALAVLDASLPRHTAVAAYLHERDGDLVTAARLYAEAARKAPDLAERDHLTRRAARLNTLLAARRLP
- a CDS encoding YciI family protein gives rise to the protein MAKYLLLKHYRGAPAPVNDVSMDQWTPQEISAHMGYMNDFAARLEKTGEFVDGQALAPEGSWVRYDGEGRPPVTDGPFAETKDLIAGWMIIDVDTPERAVELAGELSAAPGAGGKPIHEWLEVRPFLSAPPTITE
- a CDS encoding serine hydrolase domain-containing protein — its product is MVRIHGRCDERFARVRAAFEENFAVRDELGAAVTVLVDGAPVVDLWGGWADGARTRPWERDTLVNVWSTSKGPTALCAHILADRGLLDLDAPVATYWPEFAEAGKEAVRVRDLLSHRAGLAGLREPHSLADLYDWELTTSRLAATEPWWEPGTRSGYHALTYGFLVGEVVRRVSGELPGEFLRREVTVPLGIDFSVGLPEAETDRCAELVTTRATREQAALFGSLPPVAVASLANPGTGAGAANSAAWRAAEIPAANGHATARAVAALYGILAGRGTLFGRRVLSEEAAERVREGQGSCRDLVLGAGFAHETEIALGVWLSGPNASYGPNPRAVGHDGAGGSCGLADPESGVALGYVMNRMGAGLADDPRKMALVESVYASL
- a CDS encoding peptidylprolyl isomerase, with product MTIKTYFDITINDEPAGRITFNLFDDVVPKTVENFRALSTGEQGFGYAGSSFHRVIPEFMLQGGDFTRGDGTGGKSIYGEKFADENFTLKHTKPGLLSMANAGKNTNGSQFFITTVLTPWLDGKHVVFGEVADEESMKLVKKIEALGSGNGRTSKKITISASGVL
- a CDS encoding LysR family substrate-binding domain-containing protein translates to MTGSDASPSFRLAYVPGVTPSKWVRIWKERFPRIPLDLVSVPSADAQALLVDGGADAGFVRMPAGREELSAIPLYTETSVVVIPRDHLLAAAEEVSTGDLAEDIVLHPLDDTLGWESLPGLPAFERPATTEDAVALVAAGIGLLVVPQSLARLHARKDLTYRPVTDAPESRLALAWPEEKTTERVEDFIGIVRGRTVNSSRGRAATPPQPKQEKRPASGGQRRGATAGKPSSRNPRGGSGGAKGAKSTGGAKGAKRGKPRGR
- a CDS encoding DUF5997 family protein — encoded protein: MTSHQTPQTMKPATAAKKLGVYLEATPAEFQEGVVSRSEFNALQAEPPAWLEELRRNGPHPRPVVAAKLGVSIAGLARGGVTEPLTTEQIDALKNEMPEWLSAERATQADVRKETLRIKERNAERAARSEKAGS